In Tumebacillus amylolyticus, the genomic stretch TTCAAGTTCTTGGCCCTGCCGCTCGTACGGGGCACGGCTGTGCTGTTTGAATCGACGTTTATCGGTTATCAAGCTCTGAACAAGTCGGCGAACCTGTCCATCGACGAAGAAGGCGAGGAGCTGTCGAACTGGCAGATGGTCTTGACGATGATCTTCTCGTTGGGATTCGGTGTGGCGCTGTTCATTCTCGCCCCGCTCTATATCGCGAAATGGATCACCGACGGTGCGACCGGTACGGCGTTTGCTGCGATTGAGGGCGTTTTGCGCCTCTTGATCTTTGTGGCATATATGTGGTTGATCTCGCGGATGAAAGATATCCAGCGGGTGTTCCAGTACCATGGTGCGGAACACAAGACGATCAACTGTTTTGAAGCGGGTGAAGAGTTGACGGTCGAGAATGTTCGCCGTCATACGTTGATTCACAAGCGTTGTGGGACGAGTTTTTTGTTGTTTGTTATGGTCATTTCGATCATTTTGTTCTCGTTTTTCTCCAAGGAAGGCATGTCCCATTGGGAGATGATGGCCTACCGCATCGGTTTGATGCCGGTGGTGGCGGGGCTTTCGTATGAGTTGATCCGCTGGTCGGGCAATTCGACGAACCGTTGTGTAACTTGGTTGGTGTCGCCGGGGATGCTGATGCAGCGCCTGACGACTCGCGAGCCGGATGACAGCATGATTGAGGTCGCGATTGCTTCCGTTCAGGGAGTCATGAATGAGGAAAAGCAAACAGATTCGACGTTGACTGCGTAATTTATAGAAGAGGTGAGGAACGACCATGATCGACAAGTTGCAATCACTTGAAGACCGTTATAACCAACTGAGTGATTTTTTGTGTGATCCGGCTGTTGCAAGTGACCCGGCGAAACTTCGCCAGTACGGCAAGGAGCAGTCCGATCTGGAAGAGATCGTCAATGTTTTCCGTGAGTACAAGGACGTGTTCAACGGCCTGACGGATGCAAAAGCGATGTTGGAGGAAAAGCTGGACGATGAAATGCGCGATCTCGTCAAGATGGAGATCTCGGAGCTGTCCGAGCGCGAAGAAGTTCTGAAAGACCAACTGACCATCTTGCTCCTGCCGAAAGACCCGCTCGATGACAAGAACGTTATCGTCGAACTTCGCGGCGCGGCCGGCGGCGATGAAGCGGCTCTGTTTGCGACCGACCTGTACAAGATGTACGTCGCGTATGCAGAGCGTCAAGGGTGGAAGACCGAAGTGATCGATGTGTCGTACACCGAACTTGGCGGCTACCGCGAGATGGTGTTCTCGATCAACGGCAAGGGCGCGTATTCCAAGCTGAAGTGGGAGTCCGGCGCTCACCGTGTCCAACGCGTTCCGGCGACGGAGTCCGGCGGGCGTATCCACACGTCGACGGCTACGGTTGCCGTACTTCCGGAAGCGGAAGAGGTCGAAGTTGAGATTCATGACAAAGACCTGCGCATCGATACGTTCTGCTCCTCCGGTCCGGGCGGGCAGTCTGTCAACACCACGCAGTCTGCCGTTCGGATTACGCACGTTCCGACGGGCACCGTGGTTTCTTGCCAAGACGAGAAATCGCAGATCAAGAACAAGGACAAAGCGATGAAAGTTTTGCGCGCGCGGATCTTCGAGATGGAGATGCAACGTCAGCAAGCCGAGTCGGCTGCGGCTCGTAAGTCGCAGGTTGGGACCGGGGATCGTTCGGAGCGCATCCGTACGTACAACTTCCCGCAATCTCGTGTGACCGATCATCGCATTGGTTTGACGCTTCATAAGTTGGATTACGTTCTGGCGGGCGACCTGGACGAAATCATCAACACGCTTCATATGTATGAACGCACGGAAGCTCTGAAATCTCAGAGCGACGAGGCGTAAGTTTGAACGGAACGACTATACGGGAAGTCCTCATGGGGGCTTCCCGTTTCTTTGATTCGGTCGGGGTTCGCTCACCCCAGTACAATGCAGAAGTTTTGGTGCAGCATGTGATGGGTGTGGACAAGACCCGCATGCTGATGTTGTGGAACGACCCTTTTCCGGAGGAGAAGCGGGCGTTTTTTGATGAGTTGGTGAAGCGTCGCGCAGAGCAGGAGCCGTTGCAGTATTTGACGGGGGCGACTGATTTTTACGGGCGGGACTTTGTGGTGAGCCCTGCCGTTTTGATTCCAAGGCCGGAGACGGAGTTGTTGATTGAGCAGGTTTTGGGGCAGCGGGGTGTGTTTGAGGAGCGGCTTGGGGGAAGAGCTCCTGTGATCGTCGATATTGGGACGGGGAGTGGCGCGATTGCCATCACGCTGGCTTTGGAATGGGTCGGGGCGAAGGTGTACAGTGTCGATATTTCCGAAGAGGCGTTGGCGGTTGCTCGGGAGAATGCAGAGAGGCTCGGGGCTTCGGTTGAGTTTTTGCACGGCGATTTGGTAGAGCCGCTTTTGGAAAAAGGGATTCGGGCGGATCTGGTGGTTTCGAACCCTCCTTATATTCCGACGGCCGATTGTGAGGAATTGGATGTGGAGGTTCGGGATCATGAGCCTCGCTTGGCTTTGGACGGGGGGCCGGATGGGATGTACCCTTATCGCGTGATTTCCAGTGCGCTTCCTCGGTTGTGGCCGGAGAGTGGGCCGGGGTATGTGGCTTATGAAGTCGGGATTCATCAGGATGTGTTTGTTGAGAGTATGATTGCGGAGGCGGTTGAGGGTGTGGATACGGGCATCCTTCCCGATTGGCAGGGGATTGGTCGCGTGATCTGGGGCCTCCGGAGGTAAGTCTATTGTTTTTTGCTAGTTTTTTTGGGTTGGTAGGTTTAGTGGTTGGCTCTCGTGTCTATACTGCCTAGTAGAAGCGGTTGAGAGACTACGAGAGAGGGATGACGAACGATGAGAAAAGGTCTGGTTCTGGTTACGCTGGCGGTTTCGATGTTGCTGACGGGGGTTGGGTACTTCCAACAAGCCAACGCACAAGCTGCGGCTGTCTCTCAGCAGATGGTTGTGGAGGATGACGATGCAAATGATGTCATCCCGAGCGATGCCATTCGTCTGCGCATCATCGCCAACAGCGATGACCCGGCCGACCAACAACTCAAACGCGATGTTCGTGATCAGATTATCGTAGCCGTTGCCGATGAGATTCGCGGGTTGCAAGATCATGAGGCGATTCGCGGGACGATCGCTCAGCATGTGGAAGTTATGAACGAGATTGCTGAGGGTGTGATTGCGAAGGAAGGCTATTCGTACCCGGTGAAGACCGACTACGGCAATGTTCCGTTCCCGACGAAGATGTACGGGGACAAGGTGTATCCGGCGGGGGAGTATGAGGCGCTCCGCATTCAGATCGGGGAGGCGAAAGGGCAGAACTGGTGGTGCGTGCTGTTCCCGCCGCTGTGCTTTGTCGATATGGCGAATGGGGATGCCGCAGCTGGTGATGCGAAGCCGAAGGATATGGAGGAGCATAAGTCTGAGAAGTCTGCTCCGATTACAACTGTCGATGTGAAGGACTCGGAGGATGGGTCGGAGCAGGAAGTCGAAGTTCGGTCGGCGCTGTTGGATAAGATTAGTGAGTGGTGGCATGAGATTTTTGCTTGATACTAAGGTCCGTTTCCTGGCTGGTTGGCCGGGGGGCGGGCTTTTTTCGTGGGGGGAGTGCTGGGGGGGTGGTCGGGACTGGGAGGCTGTGGTCCCCCGGCTCCTGAGGAAAATTTCTTTTTTTGAATTGGTAAAGTCGTATAGGGGTGAAAAAAATCTTTCCAAAGTCGCTCGTTGGACCACATCCTCCCCGTCCCAGCGCCGCCGACTGCTCGACTCGGTTTGGGTCCTTATGATCTGGGGTGGGGTTGGAGGGGCGTTTTTATTTAGGTTTCGATGGGAAATTACATGATTTTTAAGAAGGTGTTCTGTTCTAAAAAGATAATATATAAATGTGTATTGTGAACATTTTTTAGTGAAGGGTGAGGTGTGCATGGGTAGAGATAAAGGTCGTAAACGACCTTGGTACCTCAGGGGGCCTTGGAGCGTGCTTTTGACCGGCGCTTTGGTCGCCAATTTGGTGGTGCCTGCTTTTGCTTTGCCCTCTCGGGCAGGGGCTGCGGAGCTGCCGAGCGGGGACTGGAATTTTAATGAGAAGGTCAGCCGCTCTTCGGCTGGCGCCGAGGGCAATGGGATTTCGGATCACGCACGGATTACCAAGGACGGCCGGTTTGTGGTGTTTGAATCCAACGCTTCTACGTTGGTGGATGGCGCCGGGTACGAGTGGCAGGTCTATCTGCACGACCGCCAGACGGGGTCGAC encodes the following:
- a CDS encoding DUF1385 domain-containing protein codes for the protein MEPQLYIGGQAVIEGVMMRGGDKVAVAVRKPDNSIHVESEVRLAWTQRFKFLALPLVRGTAVLFESTFIGYQALNKSANLSIDEEGEELSNWQMVLTMIFSLGFGVALFILAPLYIAKWITDGATGTAFAAIEGVLRLLIFVAYMWLISRMKDIQRVFQYHGAEHKTINCFEAGEELTVENVRRHTLIHKRCGTSFLLFVMVISIILFSFFSKEGMSHWEMMAYRIGLMPVVAGLSYELIRWSGNSTNRCVTWLVSPGMLMQRLTTREPDDSMIEVAIASVQGVMNEEKQTDSTLTA
- the prfA gene encoding peptide chain release factor 1, with the translated sequence MIDKLQSLEDRYNQLSDFLCDPAVASDPAKLRQYGKEQSDLEEIVNVFREYKDVFNGLTDAKAMLEEKLDDEMRDLVKMEISELSEREEVLKDQLTILLLPKDPLDDKNVIVELRGAAGGDEAALFATDLYKMYVAYAERQGWKTEVIDVSYTELGGYREMVFSINGKGAYSKLKWESGAHRVQRVPATESGGRIHTSTATVAVLPEAEEVEVEIHDKDLRIDTFCSSGPGGQSVNTTQSAVRITHVPTGTVVSCQDEKSQIKNKDKAMKVLRARIFEMEMQRQQAESAAARKSQVGTGDRSERIRTYNFPQSRVTDHRIGLTLHKLDYVLAGDLDEIINTLHMYERTEALKSQSDEA
- the prmC gene encoding peptide chain release factor N(5)-glutamine methyltransferase; its protein translation is MNGTTIREVLMGASRFFDSVGVRSPQYNAEVLVQHVMGVDKTRMLMLWNDPFPEEKRAFFDELVKRRAEQEPLQYLTGATDFYGRDFVVSPAVLIPRPETELLIEQVLGQRGVFEERLGGRAPVIVDIGTGSGAIAITLALEWVGAKVYSVDISEEALAVARENAERLGASVEFLHGDLVEPLLEKGIRADLVVSNPPYIPTADCEELDVEVRDHEPRLALDGGPDGMYPYRVISSALPRLWPESGPGYVAYEVGIHQDVFVESMIAEAVEGVDTGILPDWQGIGRVIWGLRR
- the spoIIR gene encoding stage II sporulation protein R; this encodes MRKGLVLVTLAVSMLLTGVGYFQQANAQAAAVSQQMVVEDDDANDVIPSDAIRLRIIANSDDPADQQLKRDVRDQIIVAVADEIRGLQDHEAIRGTIAQHVEVMNEIAEGVIAKEGYSYPVKTDYGNVPFPTKMYGDKVYPAGEYEALRIQIGEAKGQNWWCVLFPPLCFVDMANGDAAAGDAKPKDMEEHKSEKSAPITTVDVKDSEDGSEQEVEVRSALLDKISEWWHEIFA